The following nucleotide sequence is from Vanrija pseudolonga chromosome 4, complete sequence.
TTCGATCATGgtgagcagcgcgcggccttgATTGACTTGGAGGCTGGGAGCTGATTTTTGTGACAGGTgaccaaggtcgccgagccctcCGCCTACGGTGTCGTCGTGACCAAGCCCGGCTCGACTGTCATTGACCGCTTCGTTGAGAAGCCCGTCGAGTTCGTCGGTAACCGCATCAACGCCGGTATCTACATGTTCAACCCCTCGGTGCTTGACCGCATCGAGCTCCGCCCCACCTCGATCGAGAAGGAGATCTTCCCTGCTATCGCCGCCGACGGACAGCTGCACTCTTACGACCTTGCTGGCTTCTGGATGGACGTCGGTCAGCCCAAGGACTTCCTTTCAGGTGGGTTTGGCGTCAATGGCTTCAGTGACGGAGATGATCAGCCTAACAAGCAACACAGGTACCTGCCTCTACCTCTCGCACCTCACCGCTACCCACTCGCCTCTGCTCTCCGACCCCGCGCAGAACAAGTGGGTTtacggcggcaacgtcaTGGTCGACCCTGTGAGTCTCGGTTGTTTGGAAGTGAATGCCGGCTGACTTCTACAGACCGCCGAGATTGACCCCACGGCCGTTATCGGCCCCAACGTTGTCATCGGCCCCGGTGCCAAGATCGGCAAGGGCGTTCGTCTGCAGCGCTGTGTCATTCTCTCCAATGCCACCATTCGTGACCACACCTGGATTGCCTCGTCCATTGTCGGCTGGAACAGCACTGTCGGACGTTGGGTGAGTGATGAAGAGATAACGATAAACGACACGTGACTGACCGGTCTTCTAGTGCCGTGTTGAGAACATCACcgtccttggcgacgacgtcagCATCAAGGATGAGCTGTACATCAACGGTGCTTCGGTTTTGCCCCACAAGAGCGTGAGTTGTGCAGCGACTGACGTTTGTTGGAGAATGTGGACTGACATGAACAGATTTCCTCGAGCATCACCGAGCCCCGTATCGTCATGTAAGCCGGGGTGTCACCCTCTTTGGCTTGCAGCCACCATCTCTCATTCCCGCTCTCTCCTCTCTCGACTACCCTCTCGGCACGGATGTCGCATTGGATTACACTTGCGTCACCTTGTCACAAATCGGACTCTGTATACGGGGTCTTGGCTATGCATTGAATACACTAGAGCTGTTATGTGTGTTCTGCGGAAGGGTTGATTGCCGCGGTATTccgctgctgttgccgcTGTCATGGAACtgcgcgcggctggcggcccAAGTCGCTGGTAAGGCTGCGCCACG
It contains:
- the MPG1 gene encoding Mannose-1-phosphate guanyltransferase; the protein is MKALILVGGFGTRLRPLTLSWPKPLVEFCNKVASLHQIEALVKAGVKDIVLAVNYRPEVMVSVLKKTEEEYGITINFSVETEPLGTAGPLALARDILGKDDSPFFVLNSDVTCSYPFEAFRDFHLKHGHEGSIMVTKVAEPSAYGVVVTKPGSTVIDRFVEKPVEFVGNRINAGIYMFNPSVLDRIELRPTSIEKEIFPAIAADGQLHSYDLAGFWMDVGQPKDFLSGTCLYLSHLTATHSPLLSDPAQNKWVYGGNVMVDPTAEIDPTAVIGPNVVIGPGAKIGKGVRLQRCVILSNATIRDHTWIASSIVGWNSTVGRWCRVENITVLGDDVSIKDELYINGASVLPHKSISSSITEPRIVM